From Apium graveolens cultivar Ventura chromosome 9, ASM990537v1, whole genome shotgun sequence, the proteins below share one genomic window:
- the LOC141686988 gene encoding UDP-glycosyltransferase 90A1-like — protein sequence MEYDDDSGSSSTTHVVLFPFMAKGHTIPLLQLARLILARGAAVTIFTTPANHLFISTNTAASIITLPFPKNIHGIPEGVESTDKLPSMSLFVPFVTCTKLMKPHFEEALGGLADVTFMVTDGFLGWTLDSANKFGIPRLATYGFNAFATAIHRSLEACRVLFEVQSDDELFDVPDFPWIKLTRNDFNSPMKDPEPEGPHFEFLKEMLTATSNSYGLIVNSFYELEPKFIEYLNSKSQPKAWSIGPLCFAQPPKTTITSQKTPYLKWLDEKLENGRSSVLYVAFGSQADISKEQLHEIKKGLENSGVNFLWVVGNNGKEVDNEFERRVKGRGLVVRDWVDQMAILKHESVKGFLSHCGWNSVLESICAKVPILGWPMMAEQPLNTRMVVEEIKIGLRVETCDGTVRGFVKWEGLDKMVKELMEGELGKVVRKNVEEIGDAAAKAVLEEGGSSSKTLDDLIEDIHAFRKKKSV from the coding sequence ATGGAGTATGATGATGACTCCGGTTCCTCATCAACAACACATGTTGTTCTTTTCCCGTTCATGGCAAAAGGCCATACCATTCCTCTTCTTCAGCTAGCCCGTCTCATCCTTGCCCGCGGCGCAGCCGTTACTATCTTCACCACCCCTGCAAACCATCTCTTCATTTCCACCAACACTGCAGCCTCGATCATTACCTTACCATTCCCCAAAAACATACATGGCATTCCTGAAGGCGTCGAGAGCACCGACAAACTCCCGTCTATGTCACTCTTTGTACCGTTTGTCACTTGCACCAAATTAATGAAACCACATTTTGAAGAAGCCTTAGGAGGTTTAGCTGATGTAACTTTTATGGTCACCGACGGTTTTTTAGGCTGGACACTTGACTCTGCCAATAAATTTGGAATCCCCCGGCTGGCAACTTATGGTTTTAATGCTTTCGCTACCGCTATACATCGATCTCTAGAAGCCTGTAGAGTACTCTTTGAGGTCCAATCAGATGATGAATTGTTTGATGTTCCAGATTTTCCATGGATTAAACTCACAAGAAATGATTTCAATTCGCCTATGAAAGATCCAGAACCAGAAGGTCCTCACTTTGAGTTTCTCAAGGAGATGCTCACTGCGACTAGTAATAGCTACGGCCTTATAGTAAACAGTTTCTATGAGCTGGAGCCCAAGTTCATTGAATACTTGAATAGTAAAAGTCAGCCAAAAGCATGGTCTATTGGACCTCTTTGTTTTGCACAACCACCAAAAACTACGATAACCAGCCAAAAGACTCCTTATTTGAAGTGGCTTGATGAGAAATTAGAGAATGGTAGAAGCTCAGTCCTTTATGTGGCGTTTGGATCGCAGGCAGATATATCGAAAGAGCAGCTTCACGAAATTAAGAAAGGGCTGGAAAATTCAGGAGTAAATTTTCTGTGGGTGGTGGGGAATAATGGAAAAGAAGTGGATAATGAGTTTGAAAGAAGAGTAAAGGGTAGAGGACTAGTGGTGAGAGACTGGGTTGATCAGATGGCGATATTAAAACATGAAAGTGTAAAGGGCTTTCTGAGTCACTGCGGTTGGAACTCAGTGTTGGAGAGTATTTGTGCAAAGGTACCGATATTGGGGTGGCCAATGATGGCAGAGCAGCCACTGAATACGAGGATGGTGGTAGAGGAGATAAAGATCGGGTTAAGGGTGGAAACATGTGATGGAACAGTGAGAGGGTTTGTTAAGTGGGAAGGATTAGACAAGATGGTGAAGGAATTAATGGAGGGGGAGTTGGGGAAGGTGGTAAGGAAAAATGTGGAGGAAATTGGGGATGCCGCTGCTAAGGCTGTACTTGAAGAAGGGGGATCATCTTCGAAGACTTTAGATGATCTCATCGAGGACATCCATGCATTCAGGAAGAAGAAATCTGTGTGA